The nucleotide sequence GAGGTTAGGTCAAGCACAGAGGTCCCCTCTGTGCCCCTTCCCAGGGCACAAACAGGGGAGCCTTGTGGGAGGGGAGCAGACAGTGTTCTCTCCTACGGAAAGGAAATGTAGCATCCTCGGGAacggagggagaagagggagccaTCCCTGTGTGAACAAGCCCCCGCCCAGGGCCTGGAGGGGAAGGCAGGCCAGACTGGAGGCAGAGCCGCCGTTTATTAGCCTCgcctgccctctgctggccaAAGGGCAGAACTGCATGGTGTCGGGCCCGTTTGCCGGGCCCTGTCCTCAGAGGCCTCAGTCTGAGGAGGGAGACATGGTCCTGCCCTCAGATTGTCAGAGCTGGGGCCTGCCCGAGCGGGGAGACACCCACAGGCCCTGGTCAGATGGGAGAACATCTCAGCCATGTCTTTCAGTGAGAGGAAACCTGTCTCCCCTTTTGCTAGTCAGGTTCCCCTCCCTGGGGCGAAACCCTGCGGGGAATCAGAGCCATCTGGTGTGGATTAGCTGTGACCTGGGCAAGCCGCTCTGCCCCTCCGGCCTCAGGGTCCTCTTCTGCCAGTGGCCCCGCGGGCTTAGTGGAGGGCTGAGCGGCCCGGCCCAGCGCGGGAGGGAGGCCTGGTCCTCACACGCGCCCCGCGTGTCTTAGGTGGCCATCGTGGTGACGGACGGGAGGCCCCAGGACAGCGTGCGGGACGTGTCTGCACGGGCCCGGGCCAGCGGCATCGAGCTGTTCGCCATCGGCGTGGGCCGCGTGGACAAGGCCACGCTGCGGCAGATCGCCAGCGAGCCGCGGGAAGAGCACGTCGACTACGTGGAGAGCTACAGCGTCATCGAGAAGCTGTCCAAGAAGTTCCAGGAGGCCTTCTGCGGTGCGCCGGGAGAGGGGGGCGATGGACGAGGCTGGGGGGTTTCGGGGAGCGCGCTGGGGAGCTGGTGTGGGGGTCGGACCGCAGGGGGCGGGGGCGTGGCTGAGAGCATTGGGGCGGACTGAGTGCGCTTCGGGGGTGGGACCGGGGCGGGGCGGACGGGGATGGATAGGGCCGAGACTGAGCGCCGGGGCGGGGCCAGGGAAGGATCAAGGTGGGGGCGTGGCTAGAGTCGATCGGGGCGTGGCTAGACAGGGTCGGGCTGGGTAGGGCGGGGCTGAGTACGCGTCGGGGGAGGGCTAGGGTTGGGGGCATGGAGGGATAGGGATGATGGATGGAGATGAACAGGGCTGGGACTGAGCGTCGGGGTGAGGtcagggcagggagcagggagggatgggggagtcACTAGAGAGTCGATCGGGGCTGGAGCTGGACAGGGCGGGACTGAGTCTGCATCGGGgacgggccggggcggggccggacGGAGATGGACAGGGCAGGGACTGACGGGGCGGAGCTGAATAGGGCGGGAGGCGGGGCTGAAAGAGTCAGCATGGGGCGTACCTGTGATTCCAGCCGGGGGCTGAGAGTGTGGGGCTCAGACCTCAGCCAGTGGGTGACCTGTTTCCCTGAGTGTGTGAAGGGCTACCCTGGCTGAGATGTCCAAGGCCCTGTGACCGTGAGATTCTGAGTCTCCTCTTGTCCCCGCAGTGGTGTCAGACCTGTGTGCCACAGGAGATCACGACTGTGAGCAGATGTGTCTCAGCTCCCCAGGCTCCTACACCTGCGCTTGTCGGGAGGGCTTCACCTTGAACAGTGACGGCAAGACCTGCAATGGTCAGTGGGCTGGACACAGGCAAGccctggggagggtggggaggggaggggagggggcttggcCACTCTCTAGGATGCCCATCTGAGCCTCTCTGCACTTTGCTTCTGGGCCAGTCTGCAACAGTGGTAGATGTCTCCTAGAACTTGGTGTCTGCCGAAAGTTATCTTCTACTTCTGTCCCTCTTTGTCACAGTGGGTGGTGGGTTTAGTATGGTGGAAGGAGTTACATAGTCTTGAGTTCAAATCTTAGTGCCACTCCTTCTGAGCTGTACGATTTAACGGCTTTTGGAGTTTTAATTTCCAAAGGTATAAAACGAGGCCAGGAACCTTGGCTTTCTAGAGGGAGTTTTGAAGACAAAAGTGGCTGGGATAAACCTCAATATAGAGCTAGGTGTGTGATGGGTTCCTGACTGTGGTCAGGATGAACGACGGGCTCCTAAGCTTCATCTCCTCGCCTTCCCACCCTTCCCAGTCTGCAGTGGCGGTGGTGGCAGTTCAGCCACTGACTTGGTCTTCCTCATTGATGGATCCAAAAGTGTGCGTCCGGAGAACTTTGAACTAGTGAAGAAGTTTATCAATCAGATCGTGGACACGCTGGACGTGTCAGACAAACTGGCCCAAGTGGGGCTCGTGCAATACTCGAGCTCTGTGCGGCAGGAGTTTCCACTGGGCCGCTTCcacacaaagaaggacattaaGGCGGCGGTGCGGAACATGTCTTACATGGAGAAGGGCACCATGACTGGGGCTGCCCTCAAGTATCTCATCGACAATTCCTTCACTGTGTCTAGCGGGGCTAGGCCTGGGGCCCAGAAGGTGGGCATTGTCTTCACTGATGGCCGGAGCCAAGACTACATTAATGATGCTGCCAAGAAAGCCAAGGACCTTGGTAGGTGGTGCCTGGACCCTGAACACCACTGATGGCCAGGGGTACCTAGGGAACAGCTTGACGGGAAGTTGTCTGTCTTGAGTCTAAACCCTAACCCCAGGTACAAGGTAAATGAGGAGTGCTGGGTTTGTTCAACTCTTTCTTACCTGTGATCAGAGGCCCCAGAAAAGTAAGAAGTTTGTTTCAAGGGTCCTTTTGTAGGTGGGCTTGGAAAATTTTCAGTTGAATGTTCTCCAGAACACACCAACTGTTGGAAGGTAGCCCCACTTCGGGACAAGCTGGAGTCTCTGTTTTATCACCTATTTAAGGAGGATAATAATAGCCACCAGACGGATGGTTCTGGGGGTATACGAGATTACAGAGCTCCTGGTCCAAGGAATCAGTGCAGGTCTGACATATGGGAGAACCTCAGGGAATGCTGGAAGTCTCTGTCTTAGGCACTGTGCTTGTAATTCCAGCAGCTGCCACTAGGAGGTGTCTGGTGTTGCTCACCTGGGCATTTCTTAGGAGGCTGAGATGCCGCTGCCGGTCCCCATGGCCACTGTCACTCATCTTGTTCCTCTTGGCAGGCTTTAAGATGTTTGCTGTGGGTGTGGGCAATGCCGTGGAGGACGAGCTGAGGGAAATCGCCTCAGAGCCCGTGGCAGAGCACTACTTCTACACAGCTGACTTCAAGACCATCAACCAGATTGGCGAGAGGTTGCAGAAGAAGATCTGCGTAGGTTAGTGAGGCCAGAGAGGGCACTGatgggaggggcaggtggggctcggggggggggggcactgtggAGCCATCCTGGGactggatgggggtggggagaagcaggagctggGCGGCAGGAAGAGTTGGCCGAAGCGGGAGGAGGGCTGACCGTTCTCACTTTTGCCACTAGCAAACATATGCTTCCTACATGCATGGCGCTGTTGTTAGTGCTCTCCAAATATTAAGTCGTTCCATCCTAATTAGTAgaaatattattcccattttatagacaggaAAACCAAGCCCAGAGGGGTGGAGCGATCGTTAATAACTGGAGTtgccaggatttgaaccctgctacctcccccatcctcccaggaCTCGTAGAGAGTACGGATTACAGAGCCAGAGGCACCTGGGTTTGTGTGTTTGCTGTGACACTCACTGCTTGTGGGCCATGATCCAGTGGTTTCATTTCTTGGgtcctttatttgtaaaatgggatgatTAATGACTTCCAATCCAAAGTGTTGGGTGAAGCTGGCAAGATGACCTCGAGGTCCCTAGCAACCGTGTCCTGCATGTAGTAGGTGACCAGCACGGAGATGCTGCTATTGGAGGTTTTATTGGGGCTCTGTGGGGTTGGGAAGACATTCGGGGTCTCCCCTTCTGTCACTCCTGAGAGTTCTGCTTCAGGACCCTACacatgtctctgtcttctcagctCTCACAGGCCCCCTGCACATCCCCAGGACTCCCCAGTCCTGGTCCTGGGCTGTGAGCGCTCCTTGCCCCCCTGCCACGCCACTACtcaccttcccctttctctttccctgcttTCTGTCCATTCCAGAGGAAGACCCGTGTGCCTGCGAGTCCATTGTGAAATTCCAGACCAGAGTGGAGGGGCTGCTGCAGGCCCTGACCAGGAAGCATATCCTTTCCCAGAGGCCACTGAGGGGTAGGGGGGATGGGGCAGTGCGGGGGCGGggtgtgcagggagagggaggcacgCCCCTTGTGTGTGGGGTCACAGGTGgggcctctgcctcctgctggAGACAGGCTGGACTCTGGACAGATGGGCTGGCATGGCCTTTGGTACTGATCCTGTCAAAAGCAGAGGCTCCTAGAGGGtaaacagagaaactgaggcagaagccACGATCTAGAGACTTGGACACCCGTCCAGAGTCCTAGCTGTGCTCAGGAAAACATGGAGCATGTGGCGTCCCCATTTCTCAGACTCTCAGTGACATGACGAATCCCAGTCTCCAATCAGACGAGGCTGGGCCTGGAACAGGCTCCCTGGCTCTGTCAGGATAAGGTGGGAATCCAGGTGGGGGACCCAGCAGGTCTGAAGCTGCCCCCCGGCAGGGCtgtgccttcagggcgcccagtaACTACTGGGTTTTGGGGAAGGCACCGTTCTGAGGGCAGTGACATGTTGCAGAAGGGGTGAGAGAACTCCCTGGAAGAGGGGCTCTCGGGAGGGGGGGACATGGGAGGTGGGGTCCCGAGGGCAGGTACCACAGCCGTCGCTGCCCTGCTCTGGTCAGCCTGGGCCTGTCCTTAACCCCGAGTCCACTGGAAGCTGTGAGCCAGCGGCTGGCCGTCCTGGAGAACAGAGTCGTGTGAGACTGCCCGTCCCCGCCGCGGCCTCTCAGTCTCCCCACTGCCCATGCAGCCCCCCGAGTCCTGCGTGTGTCCCCTAGAGTCCCAAGTGTAGTCTAGCTTTGCCATTTTGGTGAGGGGGGTTTGGAGGGGCAGGCCCTGAGGGCACCAGGCCTCCCCCACCATCCTGCCAGCCCTGCTGGGCATGTGTGAGTGTGCCAGGTGTGTGGCCGTGTCTGGGAGCACGCGCGTGTGTGCGAGTGCATGGGCACGTGTACGTGTGTTAGGAGCGTGGCTGTGTTGGGGAGTGTGCTTGTGTGTGCCTGCGTGCCTGAGGGTGGGCGTGTATCTGGAGCAGGGATGAGCGTGTGTGAGTGAGAACACAAGGGTGAGCGTGAGAGGGACTGCGTTTGCATTTCTTCAATCGAAACGTaatatattcctattttttttagttAACCCTTTCTTGACTGCGAGTGCTGtgaatttctttcttgttttttttctattgccttctcaaaaacaatgaaatatgtttTAACTTAAGCCCTGAATGGGGCTGGAGGTAGCGTGGTCATTTGGGGAGCGGGATGAAGGACTGGGGTGGGTGGGTGCAGGGGGCCCCTGCAGGCTGGTAACAGTGGTGGGAACAGGGGTGAAGGCCGCTACCCCAGAGCCCGTGTGGGGTTGCCCTGCCCTTACAGgctcttgtttctttctcctgCAGCCCTGCCTGCAGCGGGCTTGAGTTGCCCTCATTATGCGCTTGGGGAAGCTGTGTCTGGGTGTTCAGATGACTTGCTCACTGGGGCATCAGTTGGAGAGCAAGGGCTTGAACCTAGAGCTGCAAGACATCAAAGAAGTAGAAGAGCCAGGACGCCAGACAGGCCGATTCATGCCATCatgcatacattcattcattcccgCTTCAGTCATTTATTCATGTGTGCATGTAGGAGACAAACACAGAATACGGGcccatggcaggcagaggggagatgGTGGCCTTCGAGACAGATGCAGTCCCTGCCGTTAAGGGACTTACAGTCCAGTCGAGCGCCTGTCACCCTCACCCCAgctggggaaaaagagagagtgttTAGGTTGTAGCAGGAGCCGGTGGGctgagtgtgtgtgcgtgagttAGAGATGCTGGGAGGGTCCCAGCTGCGCCGGGGCTGGCCCCGGGCGCCCCCACCAGCCCCACACCCCATGCCCATGTTGGTGTCCTCTCTGTTCCCTCCTTGGGCATTAGCAGCTTTGCCTCCATCCCCAGCACCAACGGCGGCACCCCTCTGCCTCAGGGATGGCACATGAGAAAGTTTCCTGAACCCCATGTCTCCCCCAGCCCTACCCGGTGTCTGCCGGCCTCACCCAGGCCCCTCTGAAGCAGTGCCCCCCACAGTCTCAGTCCCTGGTGTCCCACAGTGGGAGCTGGGGTGATTTGCTGAACCCATTCCTGTGTCATGGGGCATTTTTAGGGTTACTACTAGATTCACACTTGGGAGCCTCTAAAAGGCTTTTATGAGAGACTCAGATCATCCCGAGAGGTCTTCCTTAGACACAGTTCCAGCAGGCGGAATTATATCCCTGCACCTGTTAAACTTAGTGGCTCAAAACGTCCCCCCCCGCCGAAAACCACCTGTGCCTGGCTTGATTCTGTGCGTTGGCTGGGCTCCGTTGGTGGTTCTTCTGCTCCATGTGGAGTCGGCTGGGGTCACACTTGTGGTGGTCTCGACCCTGCCAGAGCCTTCAGCATGGCCCACTCCCCTGTGCCAGGGCCCACTGGCATGACTGCTACCTGGGGAGACGGGGCTGCAGGGCTGGgcttctctctatttctctctccatgAATGTCCTTAGGGGCTCTCCGGCGGGGGAACGCCACTTCTTCTCTGGCAGCCCAAGGCTGTGtctggagccccatgttggcacTGCATGATTTTTGCTGCATTTTTTGATCCTTTTGCTGATTTCTTGATCAAAGCAGTTTTAGGCCAGGCTGAACACAAGGGGTGGGGAGGTACACTCCACGGAGAAAAAGCAATGAAGAATTTGCAGCCACTTTTAATTCATGGCAGAGGGTCATTCTCTGGTGTCCCTCTCTGGCTACACTCCCTGCCTTGGCCGTTCGCGACACCCAGGAAACCCTTGCATCGAAGTGGGACCATCCTGGGTTCCAGCGCCGTGCCTTAGCTGCCCAGTAACTTGGCGGGAACACTTTCCCCCTCTGAGTTCCCCACCTACATCCAAGGCAAAGGATACTGACACCGCCTCGAAGGTGTTGCGGGGTGTCAGTGAGATGAGTGGGGGGCACCCAGCGTAGGGTCCACCCACATTTTGCACCCAGAGTGGAGTTGGTATCATTGTTGCCATCTGGGGAGTGGTTTCCCAGCCTCAGGGACGCATTCAAACCTATCAGCACCTGAGAACCTCCCTCGTTCCCATCTGGGGCCAGTGTCCCTTGAGACTCTGCAGTCACCTGGTCTCCGGGGGCTGTGCCAACTGGGGCACCTGTTACCTGCTGGAGACCAGAGTATGCTCCATGGCTCTGGCCCACCTGCGTCACGGTCATGGGTACTGTTCCCCCAGCTCCACCAGGAGGCGAAGTCAGGGACAgccttttctctgcctggaacagTTCCAGtatgtggggggaagggggtcacAGCTCAGGGAGACGAGTCTTGGAGGGCGGTGTGAGCCTGGACAAGCCATCCCTTCTCCCTGTGGGCCTTAGTTCCTCATCTGCTAAATGGAGAGATGATCCAGAAATAAGCAGTCAACGAGAATCTCCCAGGGGACGCATGGTGTCACTCAGAGCTGAGAGCGGTCACTACTTCCTTGAAGTTGGATGAGAGAAAGGTGTGCCCGGGGGTGTCTGGCCTGGCAGAGACCAAGCGTCAGGCTCCGAGCTCCCAGGAACTGTCCCATGGAGAGGTGACGGTGGACAGGTTAGCAGTTTGGGGTCGACAGTCCTGGTGtgagaccccccccacccccagcgccCTTGCCTTGGACAGACTCCTTCGCGCTCTGACCTCAGCTTCCTTGACAGTAAACGGGGCAACAGCACCCTCACTAGCGTTCATGCTGAGGGCACCCAGACAGAGGGCTTGGCATGGCCAGCCCCGCAGGCCTCCCTGGAGGAGACTGCAGAGGTGGCTTAGCAGGGGGCCTGAGGGCTGCCCGTGCAGGGCAAGTCTGGAAGGTGAGTGgtgtgtggagggaggaggggctgagaaAGGGCACatgcctgggagggaggggccgggGACGGTGAAGTCCAGCTGGTCCTGTCTTAGCTCTACCCTCTCtccccattctttccttccttccctccttccttccccatttaCTGAGCATCACCAGAGGCCAAAGCATGCACAAGGCATTCGGGCTAAAATAGAAAAACGCCCAGTGGTTTCTGGCCTTGGGGTGCTCCCAGCCTAGAGGGGCAGACAGACATTGGACAGAAAGCCTCACGGGGAGTCCGGCTGGGGTAGCGGGCGGAGGACTTGGGGTGTGCCACAGGAGGTCTTCCCCAGCTGTGGGCAGGTggaggaggcttcctggaggtggtcGACGATACGCCCGAATCTGAAGGCACTTTTGGAGTTAGGAAGGTAAAAGGAGGCTGGAGATGAGTGTGTCAAATAGAGCAAGTGGTGTGTGCAAGGGCCCTGAGGAGGAAGGTGTGCGGCCCCTCTAGATCCTGGATGCAGCTGCCTGTCACGGGGACCAAGGCACAGGCCCAGGACCGGAGGAGGCAGGACTCCCCCTGCAGGTTGTGTGAAGCCACGGAAGGGTTTTAGGAAACAAGGTGATGTGATCAGAAAGTAGAATGGAACTCTGATTAGAAATGGGACTCATGTTTTCCCCGACAAACCCTCGAGGGGGTGCGAGATGGGCTGTGAAGAGACTTGAGCTGGGATGGGTGGGGACCCAGCGTCCCTCTCACTTGCCCAGGGTAGGGTGGTGACCTGGAGGCTGGTGCTGCTGGGTCCCCTGCAGGGCGGCTGACCTCCCTGTCACCGTGAGGCAGCGACATCCTTACTTGCAGGGAGAACAGAGAAACTGCTCAGACAGTGGCACTGAGGGCCCAAGGAAATCCTTCCGGTGACCCTCTGTGACAGTGTTGGTGTGACCCGTTTTACAGGTGATGGGATTGTCTGAGTCAGCGTCGGCACCGATTCCTAGGTTGACCCAAAGCTCAGGCCTTTCTTAAGAGCAGCACCAACTTAGCTTTGCCGCCTGTGACAACGAACGTCAAGCCCTGGGCGCACAGTAGGCCCTCAGCAGATCCCAGTGGCCAGTCTCTTCCCCTGTTTTCCTCCCAGAGGGTCGGCAGGCTCACAGTTTGTCAGAGGGTGGACCTGGTCCTAGAGGAGCCTGGAGCtggacccaggagccccaggcagagggagcagggctggACTCCCACAGAGG is from Meles meles chromosome 1, mMelMel3.1 paternal haplotype, whole genome shotgun sequence and encodes:
- the MATN1 gene encoding cartilage matrix protein is translated as MRLLPGTGLVQCGLLLLLFQAPCTLGLAPQARGHLCRTRPTDLVFVVDSSRSVRPVEFEKVKVFLSQVIESLDVGPNATQVGVVNYASAVKQEFPLRAHGSKAALLRAVRRIQPLSTGTMTGLAIQFAINKAFSDAEGGRARSPDISKVAIVVTDGRPQDSVRDVSARARASGIELFAIGVGRVDKATLRQIASEPREEHVDYVESYSVIEKLSKKFQEAFCVVSDLCATGDHDCEQMCLSSPGSYTCACREGFTLNSDGKTCNVCSGGGGSSATDLVFLIDGSKSVRPENFELVKKFINQIVDTLDVSDKLAQVGLVQYSSSVRQEFPLGRFHTKKDIKAAVRNMSYMEKGTMTGAALKYLIDNSFTVSSGARPGAQKVGIVFTDGRSQDYINDAAKKAKDLGFKMFAVGVGNAVEDELREIASEPVAEHYFYTADFKTINQIGERLQKKICVEEDPCACESIVKFQTRVEGLLQALTRKLEAVSQRLAVLENRVV